The proteins below are encoded in one region of Shewanella putrefaciens:
- the speFL gene encoding leader peptide SpeFL, which translates to MELYMKRKSKIMAHIRRTRHIMMPSQRDYFDHSFIFLR; encoded by the coding sequence ATGGAGTTGTATATGAAGAGGAAATCTAAAATCATGGCACATATTAGGCGCACACGACATATCATGATGCCTAGCCAACGTGACTATTTCGATCACTCATTTATCTTCCTCCGCTAA
- a CDS encoding YbhB/YbcL family Raf kinase inhibitor-like protein has product MNKWWLGASLVLGLCGQANALTLTSKDMSEGNKLSPQLVFNGFGCQGENISPQLTWTQVPAGTQAFAVTAYDPDAPTGSGWWHWAVYNLPAAQTSLAQGAGSHADGLPKGAIALKNDFGTTNFGGACPPEGHGVHRYEFIVWALPSALELPKDASPALLGFMLRAQALGSAKLTAVYNR; this is encoded by the coding sequence ATGAATAAATGGTGGCTAGGGGCAAGTTTAGTACTGGGCTTATGTGGTCAGGCAAATGCGCTGACATTAACCAGCAAAGATATGAGCGAGGGCAATAAACTCTCCCCGCAATTAGTATTTAATGGCTTTGGTTGCCAAGGTGAAAATATTTCGCCGCAACTGACTTGGACCCAAGTGCCGGCGGGAACGCAAGCCTTTGCTGTCACGGCCTATGATCCCGATGCGCCAACGGGCAGCGGTTGGTGGCACTGGGCGGTGTATAACTTACCCGCAGCGCAAACATCACTGGCGCAGGGTGCAGGTTCCCATGCCGATGGTCTGCCCAAAGGCGCTATCGCCTTGAAAAACGACTTCGGCACCACAAACTTTGGTGGTGCCTGCCCGCCTGAAGGCCATGGTGTGCATAGGTATGAATTTATTGTATGGGCATTGCCCAGTGCGCTAGAGCTGCCAAAGGATGCCAGCCCTGCATTATTAGGCTTTATGCTCAGGGCACAGGCCTTAGGCAGTGCCAAGTTGACTGCGGTATATAACAGATAA
- a CDS encoding helix-turn-helix transcriptional regulator: MIKMFEYDSKQAQSLSQVPVHQPSIIRVIHGEKSLLWQDESVLVGQGQLLLIPAGSHISFVNRPFLGRYRAVQLLLPHDLPQGVLSGNADWRDPMPVQNVSRAVDLAWNALLQSLTLSLAESVQLHYLAALLLSLPDKGCVNWLYGHRQYSVTQAVLALMGVSPSAPWQQEEIADKLHMSTASLRRKLAQEDTSFRQLLVEVRLSHGLAMLQNSAEPLLQVALACGYQSAEKFSLRFKQQFGLTPAAYRRTL, translated from the coding sequence ATGATCAAAATGTTTGAGTATGATTCGAAACAGGCACAATCTTTATCCCAAGTCCCTGTACACCAGCCGTCGATTATTCGGGTTATTCATGGTGAAAAGTCATTGCTGTGGCAGGATGAATCCGTTTTAGTGGGTCAAGGTCAGTTACTGTTAATTCCTGCGGGCTCGCATATCAGCTTTGTTAATCGGCCTTTCCTTGGGCGCTATCGGGCGGTGCAGTTACTGCTTCCCCACGATTTACCCCAAGGTGTTTTATCGGGCAATGCCGATTGGCGCGATCCTATGCCGGTCCAAAATGTATCGCGCGCAGTCGACTTAGCCTGGAATGCGTTATTACAGAGTTTGACTTTGTCGCTCGCAGAGTCTGTTCAATTGCATTATTTGGCCGCATTACTGCTGAGTTTGCCCGATAAAGGCTGTGTGAATTGGTTGTACGGGCACAGGCAATATAGCGTGACTCAAGCGGTTTTGGCCTTGATGGGCGTGAGCCCCTCGGCGCCGTGGCAGCAGGAGGAGATTGCCGACAAATTACATATGAGTACGGCCAGCCTGAGGCGTAAATTGGCTCAAGAAGACACTAGCTTCAGGCAGTTATTAGTCGAAGTTCGACTTAGCCATGGTTTGGCTATGTTGCAAAATTCGGCTGAGCCATTATTGCAGGTGGCTTTAGCCTGTGGTTATCAGTCTGCGGAAAAGTTTTCCTTACGTTTTAAGCAACAATTTGGCCTGACCCCTGCGGCTTATCGTCGTACACTGTGA
- a CDS encoding YkvA family protein encodes MADEQFTDSGFWNKIKLFGRQAGREVIERALWLYYAAQQPNTPKWAKSVILGALAYFISPLDAIPDLTPLVGFTDDLGALAAALTMVTLYIDDGVKALAADKLASWFGEEPTDPKD; translated from the coding sequence ATGGCGGATGAGCAATTTACCGATAGCGGATTTTGGAACAAGATCAAACTCTTTGGCCGTCAGGCGGGCCGGGAGGTGATCGAGCGGGCCCTGTGGCTCTATTATGCCGCGCAACAACCTAATACCCCTAAGTGGGCTAAATCTGTCATCCTCGGCGCCTTGGCCTATTTTATTTCCCCTCTAGATGCCATTCCCGATCTTACGCCCTTAGTGGGCTTTACCGACGATCTTGGCGCCTTGGCTGCTGCGCTGACTATGGTGACACTCTATATTGATGATGGGGTGAAGGCGCTCGCCGCCGATAAGCTGGCCAGTTGGTTTGGAGAAGAACCTACGGATCCCAAGGATTGA
- a CDS encoding acyltransferase family protein — MRKNQLEFTYMRGIAIIFIVLGHSIYNSGEGFPLLLENLLRGGTALFVFISGYFFHRIFYKDFDYSKFMKNKVQNVLYPFLVVSLVGLFCLCLRWIFMEQQPPSQVLLSIFYTVRNGYILYPHWYIPFIMAVFLFSPVFLWFIRCSQQMRWTLFIVSCLVAILLHRPIGNINFIHSVVYFMPFYLIGILYSQDERLVTRFGGMITGLAIVFLIVSLVEQSYVVQHIGNYHKAPFEYNGIDWQFIQKLCLCVLTLNFCEWLSERSRLPWLVEIAEMSFAIFFIHPLFDMLFNTAATVFRFRFPPGSAITSVLFSAAIFMFMMVGSIVTARFIKKRLGNRSRTYIGW, encoded by the coding sequence ATGAGAAAAAATCAGCTCGAATTTACCTACATGCGCGGCATTGCGATTATTTTTATCGTACTTGGCCACAGTATTTATAACTCTGGAGAAGGGTTTCCACTGCTGCTGGAGAACTTACTCAGGGGGGGCACGGCTTTGTTCGTGTTTATCTCGGGGTACTTTTTCCACCGGATTTTTTATAAGGACTTCGACTACAGTAAGTTTATGAAGAATAAAGTACAAAATGTGCTTTATCCCTTCTTGGTCGTCTCCTTAGTGGGGCTATTTTGTCTGTGTCTGCGCTGGATTTTTATGGAGCAGCAGCCACCTAGTCAGGTATTACTCAGCATTTTTTATACGGTGCGCAACGGTTATATCCTGTATCCGCATTGGTATATTCCCTTCATCATGGCAGTATTTTTATTTTCCCCCGTATTTTTGTGGTTTATCCGCTGTTCGCAGCAGATGCGTTGGACCTTATTTATCGTCAGTTGCCTAGTCGCTATTCTGCTCCACAGACCCATAGGTAACATCAATTTTATCCACTCTGTGGTGTATTTTATGCCTTTCTATTTGATTGGTATTTTATATTCCCAAGATGAACGTCTGGTGACACGTTTCGGGGGGATGATTACCGGATTGGCCATCGTTTTTTTAATCGTGAGTTTGGTCGAGCAGAGTTACGTAGTACAACATATTGGCAATTACCATAAAGCGCCGTTTGAGTATAACGGTATCGATTGGCAGTTTATTCAGAAACTTTGCCTGTGCGTGCTGACATTGAATTTTTGTGAATGGTTGTCGGAACGCAGCCGCTTGCCTTGGTTAGTTGAAATTGCCGAGATGAGTTTTGCGATTTTCTTTATCCATCCTCTGTTTGATATGTTATTTAATACAGCGGCAACCGTATTCCGTTTCCGTTTCCCCCCTGGTTCTGCGATAACGAGCGTGCTCTTCTCTGCGGCTATTTTCATGTTCATGATGGTCGGCAGTATCGTCACGGCTCGCTTTATCAAGAAGCGTTTAGGTAACCGTTCCCGAACCTATATTGGTTGGTAA